Part of the Trueperaceae bacterium genome is shown below.
GGTTCCATTACTCAGATAGAGGACGTTCGGACCGGCTGGGCCCGAGGTAGGCAGGTCCTGCCCGATGCTCGGGCAGGACCTGACCTGGGTCAGAGGGCCTCGGACCTTCAGTTGGTGCGGGCTACGATCTGATCCATCTCCTCAGCGGCGCGTTCCAGCGCAGGTTCCACCGGCTCGCCCTGGAGCGCTGCCACGATCGCCTGACCGTAGGCGTCGCGAACCTCGGCGACCGGTACCACCGGCGGGTTCCAGTTCGGCTGGCCGCGGTTGAACGACTCGCGGGACGCCTCGATCCACGATTCCGGCGCTGTCGCCTGGAACTCTTCGTTCTCCCAGGCCGACTCGCGTGCGGCGGGCACTCCCGCGAGGAGGGCCTTGACCTGGTTCTCCTTCGAGAGGGCCCACTGGATGAAGTACCAGGCAGCCTCGGGGCTGTCGGAGGCATGATTGATGGAGAGGCCCCAGACGAGCACCGCGGGCACGCTGCCATCGGGACCGGCGGGGAGGGGAGCGTATCTGGTGTTCTCACGGACCACGTCGATCGCCTGCTCGGGGTCTTCCACTATCGAACGGAAGACGTTGGCGTCGAAGACCATCGCCACCTCACCCTGCGCGTAGAGGCTCATGACCTCGTTCCAGTGCAGGTTGGTGGGTCCGGGAGGGCCGTAGTTGCGGAGCAGGTCGGCGTAGTACTCAAGGGCCGCCACGCTCTCCTCGCTGGCCAGGGCAGAGCTGCCATCCTCGTTGAGCCACTCGCCGCCGAAAGAGTAGAGCAGGTTGACGATCTGGCTGGTGGCGGCTGCGCCGCGACCCCGCATCGCGAACCCGGCTACCTCGTCGCTATCTAGCGCAGCAGCGTACTCGGCGAGCTCCTCGAGGGTCTCGGGCGGGCCATCGAGCCCGGCTTCCTCGAACAGGTCCTCCCGATAGAAGAGCAGGCTCGACTCGATCTGCAGCGGCAGGCCGTAGAGGCCCTCTTCGCTCTGGAACGTACTGAGCGCGCCGGCGAAGAAGTCCTGCAGGTCGAGATCGGGCATGGTCAGCGAATCGTTCTCGACGAAGTCGTCGATGTGCCGTACCCAGCCGGCCCCAAGGTACTGCGCTCCGACCTGGCCGGGCATGATCATGTAACCATCGAGGGTCGGGGCCCCGCTGGCCACTTCGAGGAGGCGGCGCTGGCGGAACTGGTCCTCGGGGTACGACTCCAGCGTGACGTCGATGCCGGTGAGTTCCTCGAACTCCGGTACAAGCGGCTCGATGAAGTCGGTGAAGGGGTGCTGGTTCATCATGAACCGGATCTCTTCCCCTTCGAACTGGCGCCAGTCGAACTCCTGGGCAGAAGCCACCCCGGCCAGCATCAGGGCCACGAGTAGTGCGGTGAACGTTCTTCTCATGCGTCTCCTCCTTACCTCTTCCAGCTCAGGTGCGGCCTACCGATCGCCGACTCGAG
Proteins encoded:
- a CDS encoding sugar ABC transporter substrate-binding protein produces the protein MRRTFTALLVALMLAGVASAQEFDWRQFEGEEIRFMMNQHPFTDFIEPLVPEFEELTGIDVTLESYPEDQFRQRRLLEVASGAPTLDGYMIMPGQVGAQYLGAGWVRHIDDFVENDSLTMPDLDLQDFFAGALSTFQSEEGLYGLPLQIESSLLFYREDLFEEAGLDGPPETLEELAEYAAALDSDEVAGFAMRGRGAAATSQIVNLLYSFGGEWLNEDGSSALASEESVAALEYYADLLRNYGPPGPTNLHWNEVMSLYAQGEVAMVFDANVFRSIVEDPEQAIDVVRENTRYAPLPAGPDGSVPAVLVWGLSINHASDSPEAAWYFIQWALSKENQVKALLAGVPAARESAWENEEFQATAPESWIEASRESFNRGQPNWNPPVVPVAEVRDAYGQAIVAALQGEPVEPALERAAEEMDQIVARTN